ACATCTTGGACGTGGCtcacatttggttctctattcaatgaataaaccaatctcatcatctatatgagtccacccgaattttcttttcttagcttcttcagcatcaccgtatatcatctcacattgatactcggcacttatctccataacatagtcgagtttgtcgaggttgactttccttttctgcttcttttcctcaagagctgaaaggtatgagagaaggtcgtaataggttgtgaaacctttagccttctgtgataacaacacttcctttgaatggatcgtgtcacgagtcttgcttaacaagtcatagtttgttatcactacaccacatagtttaagactataagtgattctcataagatcaaagtgatagtcatccacggattcataatcctggaacctcagagccttccattctttcatggactcatctagtagtggctcgaagaacatggtgttcaatctcgaccagagatcgtaaggatcgttgatgtaactgcactcatcatacagatccttcacgagatgctttttcattatcaaaacagctctacgcctttcatatgcaagggtatcattgccgtatttgatacacttcccaagtcctttagactttaaatcagctgaagtgttcatcgcccaatcaaggtaattgtctccattgagatcaagggctgggtaatccgagtgatggagtctcgacatctgaatcatatcaaaatgatttgtgttagtacatacaattttctgatgccattggctatccaagaaataaaaggcactcggctagtatgtaaacaataaagccatatggcttgtgtgaccaatgccattcggctattacacaattaaatcacattgccagcaaacaaataagagggccatacggccagtttgcattctctttagaaatttactttctcataactcatccatcacttaatcaacttatttgatttataaatcccttgaaaatagtgggatggaagagtgcatggtttagccataccatatggtatgctacatcgacccatgcgatttaatggtctagtagtaccattcggtacacatcctcgaccaaataaaacggatcgtgatttagctgcactgtggtgcgcatcatccatcaccggtgattgtggatcaccgtggatcatcgaggatcaccgtggatcaccttggatcactgatcatcgtagattatcgcggatcatcgaggatcatcatggatcatagatcaacgcggatcatcgtggatgatcaccgtgaatcataggtgaaaaatctagttgcacctgagggtgaacatcatcgaccattgattttgttttatggtctaatcgtacttaagagtacgtatcatcgacctttacttcatatggtctagtcatacctattggtatgcatcattgacttaaaagaaaatcatggtctagccacactatggtgtgcatcatcgaccaaaagatgtggaaaacattaaccttatgttttgtttggacatatagcgtgtcatccttaaaggggtatcacttgttgtccatacaaaacgaaagtcatgtaatcacatgctttatattttaggatttagggtttcttaaaatcagatttaaactttaaggattagggtttaaaattcaaatctgtttttaggattatgttaaacattgaccttaaattttgtttggacatatagcgtgtcatccttaaaggggtatcacttgttgtccatacaaaactaaagtcatgtaaaactattaagggtttagggttttgattttaaaataaacagaactaaaatcaaccaaatcaaatcgcaaagtttttaaatcggatttaagatgaagagaagtttgaaatccgaattgcttgaaccacaagtaaagattagggttcttgagatcttaccttaatctttgccgatcttttctccttggttcctcttttagaaaccttaaataatcaacaatgaaagtttcaaagttggattagtatgagatctaagaacaatagaaatcgaaattaagagagataaggagttggcggctattagggttttggatgatctttgacggcgcggcttgcactgggaggtgacggcgcgtctggagtcggattgatgcgtggtctgcggcgctggattcgtctcgtcaagagcttcaatttgatatattactcgtcgtctggatccttacggttagggagatatgacgGTTTAAAGTTGCGGCTGAAATTAGGGATTTTGTGCTCGCTGgattttagctagggtttagagtctcgtgctgataacgtgttgtaaataaagaagagaagagaagagaagagaggaatctgtgtgtcttattccatgaataatgatctccttatataggatacaatagcttggagacaaagcttaacttggagtggggaacaagtatatctaggactttccatatggacatcactacaatatttataacagtTAAATATCTAAATGGGTTCAAAATCTTggtatctaaaaaaaaaacaggaccGGATCTAATctgaactaaaatattttaggtaTCCAAATATACctaacatatttatatacttgaatatgtTAACTGCTTTTAGACTTAATAtccaaaaaatatcaaaaatgtaTAACACATTTTGAACTGtctaaaataattgaaaatatatattaatagtcaaaagtaaatatcaaaaataacaaaacaatattcaaaacaccaaaatacttaaaatatatattgattctccatccaaatattcaagtcaAATCGAAATTTATGGTAAGTTTACGTATTTTggcatatattattaaaatttatatgttatatattattttatttttagaatttgagaaatttaaattatatatgaattcTACAATTTTAAGActatttaaatgagttatccaaacccgaaccaaatccgcaaagatccgaaccaaatccgaaccaaactcgaaccaaaatttctaaatatcCAAATAGAGCTAAAAAATTTTAACTCCGAAAACCTAAAGCCAGAATATACACGAGCGAAACCTAAATAAGTACCCGAACGTTTTCTCCTATTTGGTGAATGttagtttataaaatgtaatattgCATATAATCTAACTATgctatagaaaataaattatgaaagtAATCAATATAACATATTctcattttaaattaacttttttttttgtttgcgtacgtttttataaataaattgtcAAATAGTAAACCacaaatataatgaaaaatttaaacgGTTAATGGTGATTATTTTTGTATAGTCCGACGACTTACAGATAATCGgttaatataattcagttaGTGTATTAGGTAAGAATATGCTTATACTTAAAATAGGCATCTTGTGTAACTGAATTATATGGATATTATATTCATTTctgaaagggcgggtatatttttgttttaagttttctgaaaattttaattttagtttttaatttttatatttttattttttgtaatttcatatgtaattaatattaatttaatgtaattttcggtaataatattaaatatatcaagttgtataattatacattagtgtcatatgtatttcaaaaattatttttaaactttattcctaaaattcacaacatattatattttcgaAGTAATTAGCtaacataattaattaagaaTATTTGTACTTAAAAAAAACTCGACTTGGAGTCGATCTGAAAATCAAAATCTCATACTCACTGTCTTGAAACCAGATCTAGATCCACGGTTGAACTAATAAATCCAGTGACCCAAAATAAATCCGGTTtggattttgtgaaaaaaattaata
This window of the Raphanus sativus cultivar WK10039 unplaced genomic scaffold, ASM80110v3 Scaffold4952, whole genome shotgun sequence genome carries:
- the LOC130507618 gene encoding uncharacterized protein LOC130507618, coding for MSRLHHSDYPALDLNGDNYLDWAMNTSADLKSKGLGKCIKYGNDTLAYERRRAVLIMKKHLVKDLYDECSYINDPYDLWSRLNTMFFEPLLDESMKEWKALRFQDYESVDDYHFDLMRITYSLKLCGVVITNYDLLSKTRDTIHSKEVLLSQKAKGFTTYYDLLSYLSALEEKKQKRKVNLDKLDYVMEISAEYQCEMIYGDAEEAKKRKFGWTHIDDEIGLFIE